The following proteins are encoded in a genomic region of Deltaproteobacteria bacterium:
- a CDS encoding DUF721 domain-containing protein, with the protein MKTIKEILEKSFEGSPVLDIALLQKSWPTLVGSTVAQNSQPVSLRDKNLFIWVKNSSWMTELSLMKGEILKKVRESRGDGKIEEIRFVLKKPDPST; encoded by the coding sequence ATGAAGACGATCAAGGAAATCCTTGAAAAATCTTTCGAGGGATCCCCCGTTCTGGATATCGCCCTCCTGCAAAAGAGTTGGCCGACATTGGTTGGATCCACCGTAGCCCAGAATTCACAGCCGGTCTCTCTTCGAGACAAAAACCTTTTTATCTGGGTTAAGAACTCTTCCTGGATGACGGAACTCTCACTGATGAAAGGTGAAATCCTTAAAAAAGTCCGTGAATCGAGGGGGGACGGAAAAATAGAAGAGATCCGATTTGTCCTGAAAAAACCTGACCCTTCGACTTAG
- a CDS encoding UvrD-helicase domain-containing protein — protein sequence MPLTLDQETAISVSDTNVILIASAGSGKTSVLVEKYAALLGQVEPQNILAITFTEKAAKELKNRIQKKLGLAPGTLDQTVINTFHGFCADLLKEKEEIKIMDEHLTTAVQAQLIHDGLLTLLEEEEPSTIRMIAEFGFHRTHNLLLTAFDESYNLRHWWSQKKEDLREDPLIVPFFELFEKIHHRYQLEKKGKGLSDFDDLEEKIIHLLETNVPEREKLQNRFRFILVDEFQDTSPIQTRLLDLLHQSGKNLLFAVGDPKQSIYQFRGADLSLFKEKIRQIKNGEGKILYLRDNFRSSPALIEPINRFFEKVLPPEDFQPMLPRSEKEGLGIQTLPLIEVQSASERRLQEAGAIASKIIELRQEKRDFREMVCLFRTRTAIPLFEKVFQEHQIPCHAVSRGALFEAQEVLDLVNLLKVIANPNDTLSLVGVLRSPLFGLTDEEIFLGWHTLGWHTLEQRAGTLLKKYHFAKELNQWSKNKTISALLLHLCELSFLEKLFRTAQETANLERLIALAESFEALGVTTLAQFLTTVEALREAGTRIPEASLFAPSANCVRLMTVHASKGLEFPIVFMTDLSYRPRTDSPLFQFHPQKGIGFKHLSEDSQGLKDHFEKSPEYERLEEEKKKKGKEESMRLLYVAMTRAQEGLFLPLTPINGNKKGITWNDLLVPLFLDKG from the coding sequence ATGCCTTTGACTCTAGACCAGGAAACAGCCATTTCAGTCAGCGACACTAACGTCATCCTGATCGCCTCCGCCGGTTCCGGCAAGACCTCCGTCCTGGTAGAAAAATACGCGGCCCTTTTGGGGCAAGTGGAGCCGCAGAATATCCTGGCAATCACCTTCACCGAAAAAGCGGCCAAGGAACTAAAAAACAGGATCCAGAAAAAACTGGGGTTGGCACCGGGAACTCTGGACCAGACCGTTATCAACACCTTTCACGGCTTCTGCGCCGATCTCCTGAAGGAAAAAGAAGAGATCAAAATCATGGATGAACACCTGACCACGGCCGTTCAGGCACAACTGATTCATGACGGTCTCCTCACCCTCCTCGAAGAGGAAGAACCGTCGACCATCCGGATGATCGCCGAATTCGGTTTTCATCGAACCCACAACCTCCTCCTCACCGCCTTTGACGAGTCCTACAACCTGCGACACTGGTGGTCCCAAAAAAAAGAAGATCTCCGGGAAGACCCGCTCATCGTTCCCTTTTTCGAACTCTTCGAAAAAATCCATCACCGCTACCAATTAGAGAAAAAAGGGAAAGGGCTTTCCGATTTTGACGACCTGGAGGAAAAAATAATCCATCTGCTGGAAACCAACGTTCCAGAAAGGGAAAAACTCCAGAACCGGTTCCGCTTCATCCTGGTGGATGAATTCCAGGATACCAGCCCGATCCAGACGCGACTTCTCGATCTCCTGCACCAGTCCGGCAAGAATCTCCTCTTTGCCGTCGGCGATCCTAAACAGTCAATCTATCAGTTCCGCGGTGCCGATCTCAGTCTCTTCAAAGAGAAGATCCGACAAATCAAAAATGGGGAGGGAAAAATACTCTACCTCCGTGATAATTTCCGCTCTTCACCCGCCTTGATCGAACCGATCAACCGCTTTTTTGAAAAAGTCCTTCCCCCGGAAGATTTTCAACCGATGCTCCCCCGAAGCGAGAAGGAGGGACTGGGGATCCAGACGCTCCCGCTGATAGAGGTCCAAAGCGCCTCCGAAAGACGGCTTCAGGAGGCAGGAGCCATCGCCTCAAAAATCATCGAACTCCGTCAAGAAAAAAGAGATTTCCGGGAAATGGTCTGTCTCTTCCGGACACGAACAGCGATCCCTCTCTTTGAAAAGGTCTTCCAGGAGCACCAGATCCCCTGCCATGCCGTTTCCAGAGGGGCTCTTTTCGAGGCCCAAGAGGTCCTTGACCTCGTTAACCTCCTCAAGGTGATCGCCAATCCCAATGATACCCTTTCCCTCGTCGGGGTCCTGCGCTCCCCCCTCTTCGGCCTGACCGATGAGGAGATCTTTCTTGGGTGGCACACCCTTGGGTGGCACACCCTTGAACAAAGAGCAGGGACACTCCTGAAAAAATATCACTTTGCCAAAGAGCTCAATCAATGGTCCAAAAACAAAACCATCAGTGCCCTTCTTCTCCACCTCTGTGAACTCTCATTTTTGGAGAAACTCTTCCGGACAGCTCAGGAGACCGCCAATCTCGAACGGCTGATCGCCCTGGCAGAGTCGTTTGAGGCGCTTGGCGTCACCACCCTGGCACAATTTCTCACCACCGTCGAGGCGCTCCGGGAGGCCGGCACCCGGATCCCGGAGGCCTCACTCTTCGCCCCGAGCGCCAACTGCGTCCGACTGATGACCGTTCATGCCTCAAAAGGCCTTGAATTTCCTATAGTTTTTATGACAGACCTCTCGTACCGACCGAGGACCGATTCACCGCTCTTCCAGTTCCATCCGCAAAAAGGGATCGGCTTCAAACACCTTTCGGAAGATTCCCAAGGACTCAAGGATCACTTTGAAAAGAGCCCTGAATATGAGAGATTGGAAGAAGAAAAAAAGAAGAAGGGAAAGGAGGAATCGATGCGACTCCTGTATGTTGCCATGACGCGGGCCCAGGAGGGACTCTTTCTCCCACTCACGCCGATCAACGGCAATAAAAAGGGGATCACTTGGAACGACCTTCTGGTCCCCTTATTTCTGGACAAGGGATGA
- the dksA gene encoding RNA polymerase-binding protein DksA translates to MNKKDLKKFRELLQERRLKILEAAEQTKEQGIGFTQEDLPDEVDLASSEADQSMNLRLRDRERVLLKKIDKALTKMDAGEYGVCELCGEEIGIKRLEARPVTDLCIRCKEEQEKVERTFAE, encoded by the coding sequence ATGAACAAGAAGGATTTGAAGAAGTTCCGTGAGCTCCTTCAGGAGCGGCGGCTGAAGATTCTGGAGGCGGCCGAACAGACCAAGGAACAGGGGATCGGCTTTACGCAGGAGGACCTTCCGGATGAGGTCGACCTCGCCTCCTCGGAGGCGGATCAGTCGATGAACCTCCGTTTGAGAGATCGCGAACGCGTCCTTCTGAAGAAAATTGACAAGGCCTTGACCAAGATGGATGCCGGAGAATATGGGGTCTGCGAGTTATGCGGTGAAGAAATTGGCATCAAACGGCTTGAGGCCCGCCCGGTGACTGACCTTTGCATTCGTTGCAAGGAAGAGCAGGAGAAGGTAGAGAGAACTTTTGCCGAGTAA
- the phoU gene encoding phosphate signaling complex protein PhoU — translation MNHSLSPLKKKMEQMSTLVEEMLETAMKALLDHDSKAGRQAIEKDKVVNRFEKETDDLCLRLLSDPAPDPKELRFIITAIKINKDMERIGDLIVNLAERALELNEQPQLKPYVELPKMAATVQKMIHENSKAFLQQIPSRARQTYETYKGIAKLRREIFYELLDFMIKDPTTVARSVRLISIGRYLERIGDHAANSAELIVALFENRIIRT, via the coding sequence ATGAATCACAGCCTCTCTCCTCTCAAGAAAAAAATGGAACAGATGAGCACCCTTGTGGAGGAAATGCTGGAAACCGCCATGAAAGCCCTGCTGGATCATGATTCCAAGGCAGGTCGTCAGGCGATTGAAAAAGACAAGGTGGTGAACCGGTTTGAAAAAGAGACCGATGATCTTTGCCTTCGCCTCCTCTCTGATCCTGCCCCCGATCCCAAAGAACTCCGGTTCATTATCACTGCGATCAAAATCAATAAGGATATGGAAAGAATCGGCGATCTGATTGTGAATCTCGCCGAGCGGGCCCTTGAACTGAATGAACAACCCCAGTTGAAACCGTATGTCGAACTTCCGAAAATGGCGGCCACTGTCCAAAAGATGATCCATGAAAACAGCAAGGCCTTCCTTCAGCAGATCCCCTCCAGGGCGAGGCAGACCTATGAGACCTACAAGGGGATTGCCAAGCTCCGCCGGGAGATTTTTTACGAGCTCCTCGATTTCATGATCAAGGACCCAACAACAGTCGCTCGGTCAGTCCGCCTTATTTCCATCGGGCGGTATCTGGAAAGGATCGGGGATCATGCCGCCAACAGCGCCGAGCTGATCGTGGCCTTGTTTGAAAACAGGATTATTCGCACTTAA
- a CDS encoding PD-(D/E)XK nuclease family protein produces the protein MPLKLTAYPTPFLEYRGILTLCRKLKKERPGRKIGIILPDGEERNLPPHRWLPAILKGNRQEAVEDLSSLTFGQPVPEEIEVILFPSLTTPPYPKDKEKTSPPWFQELLQSNREFYGSYPLMDSLGREVEKSPWLEGGSPKESEFESHLESPDLTKIPFHPGPNLRSPKALALLKGELDQHHFSATELESYQNSPFQHFAKYLLKLKPVKERTPELDPGVQGKLIHHLLEVLFSKMGPEMKGTSQEKNDDLAVRGIKLVCEELNRQEKELGLRRSQLWEHRKRRILRAIETFFKEELVRLQEGNQRLIPNHFEWRFGQKEPYLFPTEGGAVPLTGVVDRIDIDLEKKRFLVLDYKTGSKTVSLREFEAGRALQLPLYVAAVSSLLLKDHQPIGGVLCRLHDLTRKEGFVKIEDSEKYHCLDSRSQAAVSEQEWEGILIKTAKTVSKIVAGMKKGDFPQQAEECEEFCEFRDICRCGT, from the coding sequence ATGCCTCTAAAACTGACCGCCTACCCCACCCCCTTTCTGGAATACCGGGGGATTTTGACCCTTTGCCGTAAACTTAAAAAAGAAAGGCCCGGCCGTAAAATCGGTATTATCCTGCCGGATGGAGAAGAAAGGAATCTCCCTCCCCATCGGTGGCTCCCAGCGATCCTGAAGGGGAACCGGCAGGAAGCGGTTGAGGATTTGAGCTCCCTCACCTTTGGTCAACCAGTCCCTGAAGAGATTGAAGTCATTCTTTTTCCCTCCCTCACCACCCCCCCCTACCCCAAAGACAAGGAAAAGACTTCACCCCCCTGGTTTCAAGAACTGCTCCAGTCCAACAGGGAGTTTTATGGCTCCTACCCCCTGATGGACTCCCTGGGGCGCGAGGTGGAGAAGTCACCGTGGCTCGAGGGTGGTTCACCCAAGGAAAGTGAATTTGAATCCCATCTGGAATCCCCCGACCTGACCAAAATCCCATTTCATCCCGGTCCAAACCTCCGTTCTCCAAAGGCCCTGGCCCTTCTCAAGGGAGAGCTGGACCAGCACCATTTCTCCGCTACTGAACTGGAGAGTTACCAGAATTCCCCCTTTCAACATTTCGCCAAATATCTGCTGAAATTAAAGCCGGTCAAGGAGCGAACACCGGAATTGGACCCGGGGGTTCAGGGAAAGCTGATCCATCACCTGCTGGAAGTCCTCTTTTCAAAAATGGGACCGGAAATGAAAGGAACCTCTCAAGAGAAAAACGATGATCTTGCGGTCCGTGGAATCAAGCTGGTTTGCGAGGAATTGAACCGTCAGGAAAAGGAGCTGGGGCTCCGTCGTTCCCAACTCTGGGAACACCGAAAAAGGAGGATTCTGAGGGCCATCGAAACTTTCTTCAAGGAAGAACTCGTCCGGTTGCAGGAGGGAAATCAGAGACTGATCCCGAACCATTTTGAATGGCGTTTTGGCCAAAAGGAACCGTATCTCTTCCCGACGGAGGGCGGCGCTGTTCCACTGACCGGTGTAGTCGATCGGATCGACATCGATCTGGAGAAAAAACGGTTTCTGGTACTGGATTACAAGACAGGTTCAAAGACGGTTTCCCTGCGAGAGTTCGAGGCAGGGCGGGCATTGCAGCTCCCACTCTATGTTGCCGCCGTCTCCTCACTGCTCCTGAAGGATCACCAACCGATCGGCGGTGTTCTCTGCAGGCTTCACGACCTGACACGCAAAGAGGGCTTTGTCAAAATAGAGGATTCTGAAAAATACCACTGCCTCGACTCCCGTTCACAGGCGGCTGTTTCCGAACAGGAGTGGGAGGGGATCCTCATCAAAACAGCCAAGACGGTCTCCAAGATCGTCGCCGGGATGAAAAAGGGAGATTTCCCCCAGCAGGCCGAGGAGTGTGAAGAATTTTGTGAGTTCCGGGATATCTGTCGGTGCGGGACGTAA